A region of Pyxidicoccus parkwaysis DNA encodes the following proteins:
- a CDS encoding penicillin-binding transpeptidase domain-containing protein has translation MTIRRRLLSAAALFPFALLLGANAPRQDDTPTQGTAVNSSTDAGQGGAGQPVDATANVSTDAGTPESLATASAAVLGGASPDGGLASLAAEPGLVPPVPVPSRESAPPIAKLQPLSRTADLLARAKLEGERLVVKEKNGHKQVLTIDPLLQTQLTNIMRDYGTPYAAAVVLEPSTGRVLALAEHSAAQPEMRGLPVRAVFPAASIFKIVTGSALLEAGVPPTVEECFHGGKRRLSEKHLEDTERDGACMSLALAMGKSANVIFAKLTNKHLSVDALRRMAARFRFNREINFPIPMDVSLAAIPEEPFGLANTGAGFGDVYLSPLHGALMASVAANNGRWVDPVLVEPEAGPLLPPEGEPVITPEEAKDLTAMMEETVTHGTARGVFRERAFRVDGAVGKTGTLADRNPFRDYSWFVGFAPKDNPRIAVAAVIVNDPKWRIRGAWLGREALRLGLLRVPPPVEMTAPASAAGKH, from the coding sequence ATGACGATCCGCCGCCGTCTCCTGTCCGCCGCAGCGCTGTTCCCCTTCGCACTCCTGCTGGGCGCCAATGCGCCACGCCAGGACGACACACCCACGCAGGGGACAGCGGTCAATTCCAGCACAGACGCAGGTCAGGGTGGGGCGGGTCAGCCCGTTGACGCGACAGCGAATGTCTCCACCGACGCCGGCACTCCGGAGTCCCTCGCCACGGCGAGCGCCGCGGTGCTCGGAGGTGCGTCACCGGACGGCGGGCTCGCGAGTCTGGCCGCGGAGCCGGGCCTGGTGCCTCCGGTGCCGGTGCCCTCGCGCGAGTCGGCGCCCCCCATCGCCAAGCTGCAGCCGCTGTCCCGCACCGCGGACCTGCTGGCCCGCGCGAAGCTGGAGGGTGAGCGGCTGGTGGTGAAGGAGAAGAACGGCCACAAGCAGGTCCTCACCATCGACCCGCTGCTCCAGACGCAGCTGACGAACATCATGCGCGACTACGGCACGCCGTATGCCGCCGCCGTGGTGCTGGAGCCGTCCACGGGCCGCGTGCTGGCGCTGGCCGAGCACTCCGCCGCGCAGCCGGAGATGCGCGGCCTGCCCGTGCGCGCCGTGTTCCCCGCGGCGAGCATCTTCAAGATTGTCACCGGCAGCGCGCTGCTCGAGGCGGGCGTGCCCCCCACCGTGGAGGAGTGCTTCCACGGCGGCAAGCGCCGGCTGTCCGAGAAGCACCTGGAGGACACCGAGCGCGACGGCGCCTGCATGTCGCTGGCGCTGGCCATGGGCAAGAGCGCCAACGTCATCTTCGCCAAGCTGACGAACAAGCACCTCAGCGTGGACGCGCTGCGCCGCATGGCGGCCCGCTTCCGCTTCAACCGCGAAATCAACTTCCCCATCCCCATGGACGTGTCGCTCGCCGCCATTCCGGAGGAGCCCTTCGGTCTGGCCAACACCGGCGCGGGCTTCGGCGACGTGTACCTGTCCCCGCTGCACGGCGCGCTGATGGCGTCCGTGGCGGCCAACAACGGCCGCTGGGTGGACCCCGTGCTCGTGGAGCCAGAGGCCGGCCCGCTGCTGCCCCCCGAGGGCGAGCCCGTCATCACCCCCGAGGAGGCGAAGGACCTCACGGCGATGATGGAGGAGACCGTCACCCACGGCACCGCGCGCGGCGTGTTCCGCGAGCGCGCCTTCCGCGTGGACGGCGCCGTGGGCAAGACGGGCACGCTGGCGGACCGCAATCCCTTCCGCGACTACTCGTGGTTCGTGGGCTTCGCGCCCAAGGACAACCCGCGCATCGCCGTGGCCGCCGTCATCGTCAATGACCCGAAGTGGCGCATCCGTGGCGCGTGGCTCGGCCGCGAGGCCCTGCGCCTGGGCCTGCTGCGCGTCCCCCCGCCGGTGGAGATGACGGCTCCGGCGTCCGCCGCTGGGAAGCACTGA
- a CDS encoding GGDEF domain-containing protein has protein sequence MGVRRKRVGKAGQPPTVLVVEPRAEDLERTRLLLGEAGFRVVPLTRFDAAMPLFEVIRPDAVLLAAQAPDYSAVQVARRLRQMSRGTVPMLYLVDSHDMDAYRFCLEKGQCVDIVSRGGSGAELAMKLHAQLKLKHAVLRAAAGEESGTALALHDPVTGLYNRPFLLALIGQEVRRAERYGGTFSLVAAEVGGYGPFRKEFGRGMAERLLVYSAVVLGQTVREADAVARVADSQFALLLPGTPAESVPEVLSRVSARFEAARFQVEGRVVRTTLELGAVSFPDAVGTPTQLLAAALQELRRTREFRRTVGGPTRLSV, from the coding sequence GTGGGCGTGAGACGGAAGCGGGTGGGCAAGGCCGGTCAGCCGCCCACCGTGCTCGTGGTGGAGCCGCGGGCAGAGGACCTGGAGCGGACCCGGCTGCTCCTGGGAGAGGCCGGCTTCCGGGTGGTGCCGCTGACGCGTTTCGACGCGGCGATGCCACTGTTCGAGGTCATCCGTCCGGATGCGGTGCTGCTGGCCGCGCAGGCGCCGGACTACAGCGCGGTGCAGGTGGCGCGGCGGCTGCGGCAGATGAGCCGGGGCACGGTGCCCATGCTCTACCTCGTGGATTCCCACGACATGGACGCGTACCGCTTCTGCCTTGAAAAGGGGCAGTGCGTGGACATCGTCTCGCGCGGGGGCAGCGGGGCGGAACTGGCCATGAAGCTGCACGCGCAGCTCAAGCTGAAGCATGCGGTGCTGCGCGCGGCGGCGGGCGAGGAGTCCGGCACGGCGCTGGCGCTGCATGACCCGGTGACGGGGCTCTACAACCGGCCCTTCCTGCTGGCGCTCATCGGCCAGGAGGTGCGGCGGGCGGAGCGCTACGGCGGGACGTTCTCCCTCGTGGCGGCCGAGGTGGGGGGCTACGGCCCCTTCCGCAAGGAGTTCGGGCGCGGCATGGCCGAGCGCCTGCTGGTGTACAGCGCGGTGGTGCTGGGGCAGACGGTGCGCGAGGCGGACGCGGTGGCCCGCGTGGCCGACAGCCAGTTCGCGCTGCTGCTGCCGGGCACGCCCGCGGAGTCGGTGCCGGAGGTGCTGTCCCGGGTGAGCGCGCGCTTCGAGGCGGCGCGCTTCCAGGTGGAGGGCCGGGTGGTGCGCACCACGCTGGAGTTGGGCGCGGTGAGCTTCCCGGACGCGGTGGGTACGCCCACGCAATTGCTGGCGGCGGCGCTCCAGGAATTGAGGCGGACACGCGAGTTTCGTCGCACGGTCGGGGGACCGACCCGACTGTCGGTGTGA
- a CDS encoding ActD protein, which produces MALSIPHWLLERVALGELPPDALADARARLAREPDGAGRLARLEEDSRRILERHPPAAVAAEVERRLAARARIEAARESGRSGQGGWHGLSLGMPVAASLALLFLSTQREVPDTGEFETDSPPVVWGSYEGVKGDPMLRIHRQGATEPELLTNHATARRGDVLQLSYISAGRPYGVVVSMDGRGAVTLHHPATLTGSTALNPGDAVTLDHAYELDDAPGFERFVFVTSSAPLDVAMVLESAHVLARQPFEARTRPLPLPDTLAQTSFTLEKVP; this is translated from the coding sequence ATGGCCCTGAGCATTCCCCACTGGTTGCTGGAGCGAGTCGCCCTGGGCGAGCTGCCCCCGGACGCCCTGGCCGACGCCCGCGCGCGGCTGGCGCGCGAGCCGGATGGGGCGGGGCGCCTGGCCCGGCTGGAGGAGGACTCGCGCCGCATCCTGGAGCGTCACCCGCCCGCCGCCGTGGCCGCCGAGGTGGAGCGCCGCCTTGCTGCTCGCGCCCGCATCGAGGCCGCCCGTGAGTCCGGCCGCTCCGGGCAGGGCGGCTGGCATGGGCTGTCCCTGGGCATGCCCGTAGCCGCCTCGCTCGCGCTGCTGTTCCTGTCCACCCAGCGGGAGGTGCCGGACACCGGTGAGTTCGAGACCGATTCCCCGCCCGTTGTCTGGGGCAGTTATGAGGGCGTCAAGGGCGACCCCATGCTGCGCATCCACCGGCAGGGCGCCACGGAGCCGGAGCTCCTCACCAACCACGCGACGGCGCGCCGGGGTGACGTGCTCCAGCTCAGCTACATCTCCGCGGGCCGCCCGTACGGTGTGGTGGTGTCCATGGACGGGCGCGGCGCGGTGACGCTGCACCACCCGGCCACGCTCACCGGCTCCACGGCGTTGAACCCGGGCGATGCCGTGACGCTGGACCACGCGTACGAGCTGGACGACGCCCCCGGCTTCGAGCGCTTCGTCTTCGTGACATCCAGCGCGCCGCTCGACGTGGCCATGGTACTGGAGTCGGCGCACGTGCTCGCCCGCCAGCCCTTCGAAGCGCGCACCCGGCCGCTTCCCCTGCCGGATACCCTGGCTCAGACCTCCTTCACGTTGGAGAAGGTGCCGTGA
- a CDS encoding tetratricopeptide repeat protein — translation MSKLLFAAFSEGVNLSMAGNHEAAILAFDKVLAVDPKHVPALTAKGSSLVELGRTQEALACFERAIEVDPNAADPHRDAALCQLELGEPEAASERMQRAVQLNPVPGYREAAAVEVYALGNALLTRGSRRPDKARYRQARHVFELALELSPAYVEAAKALADVWEHLGDTAQRDHYAQLAIRLRPVGG, via the coding sequence ATGTCAAAGCTGTTGTTCGCGGCGTTCAGCGAGGGCGTCAACCTCTCGATGGCCGGCAACCACGAGGCCGCCATCCTCGCGTTCGACAAGGTCCTTGCCGTGGACCCGAAGCACGTCCCGGCGCTCACCGCCAAGGGCTCGTCCCTGGTCGAGCTGGGCCGTACGCAGGAGGCGCTGGCCTGTTTCGAGCGCGCCATCGAAGTCGACCCCAATGCCGCCGACCCGCACCGTGATGCGGCCCTCTGCCAGCTCGAACTGGGGGAGCCCGAGGCCGCCTCGGAGCGCATGCAGCGCGCGGTGCAGCTCAACCCCGTTCCCGGCTACCGCGAGGCGGCCGCCGTGGAGGTCTATGCGCTGGGCAACGCCCTCCTGACGCGAGGCTCGCGCCGGCCGGACAAGGCGCGCTACCGGCAGGCCCGCCACGTCTTCGAGCTGGCCCTGGAGCTGTCCCCTGCCTACGTCGAGGCGGCCAAGGCCCTGGCGGACGTCTGGGAGCACCTGGGGGACACGGCCCAGCGGGACCACTACGCCCAGCTCGCCATCCGGCTCCGTCCCGTCGGAGGCTGA
- a CDS encoding sigma-54-dependent transcriptional regulator, which yields MDRIAVLVVDDEESVRTFLSELLGSAGYQVRSAASGAQALEMLSGGSFDAVLLDVVMPEMSGLEVLRRYRGAGGTAPVIVLSALAGADDAVRAMKMGASDYLAKPFGNDELQDALARALGTRAPERQAAAPGLPPRVASPIIDPAADAARVLISTSPSMRRARALVERIADTDVPVLLLGESGTGKEVIAREIHARSQRRGKPFIKVNCAALPGELLESELFGHERGAFTGATAEKPGKFELADQGTIFLDEIGEMAIRLQAKLLQVLQDEEFFRVGGKKSVRVDSRVVVATNRDLEKEIALGNFREDLYYRLNVVAIRLPPLRERREDVVPLTDHFLKKYGRNFINGVSELPREVLQAFADYDWPGNVRELENMVRRLCVLKDATLVLDELSAAGRAPASAPSLPTAYGGDDGTYGRVQEEPLRAPPSSSVQVLEMPTRGVSQSVASAVPVSAPAVLEPANSVIPTPRYMNPFDVPQPPPPPAPTGDLSLKDIGKRAAMLAEREAILAMLQRTAWNKRRAATKLRISYKALLYKIKECGIIDPRASAEL from the coding sequence ATGGATCGGATCGCGGTGCTGGTGGTGGATGACGAAGAGTCGGTGCGCACGTTCCTGTCCGAGTTGCTCGGCAGTGCGGGCTACCAGGTGCGCAGCGCCGCGAGCGGTGCGCAGGCTCTGGAGATGCTCTCGGGAGGTTCCTTCGACGCGGTGCTGCTGGACGTGGTGATGCCGGAGATGAGCGGCCTGGAAGTCCTGCGCCGCTACCGGGGCGCGGGGGGCACCGCGCCGGTCATCGTGCTCAGCGCGCTGGCGGGCGCGGACGACGCGGTTCGCGCCATGAAGATGGGCGCCAGCGACTACCTGGCCAAGCCCTTCGGCAACGACGAGCTGCAGGACGCGCTGGCCCGGGCCCTGGGCACGCGCGCTCCGGAGCGCCAGGCCGCGGCGCCGGGGCTGCCTCCTCGCGTGGCCTCACCCATCATCGACCCCGCGGCGGACGCGGCGCGGGTGCTCATCTCCACGTCGCCGTCCATGCGCCGGGCCCGCGCGCTGGTGGAGCGCATCGCCGACACGGACGTGCCGGTGCTGCTGCTCGGCGAGTCCGGTACGGGCAAGGAGGTGATTGCCCGCGAAATCCACGCGCGCAGCCAGCGGCGCGGCAAGCCCTTCATCAAGGTGAACTGCGCGGCGCTGCCCGGTGAGCTGCTGGAGAGCGAGCTGTTCGGCCACGAGCGCGGCGCCTTCACCGGCGCCACCGCGGAGAAGCCCGGCAAGTTCGAGCTGGCGGACCAGGGCACCATCTTCCTGGACGAGATTGGCGAGATGGCCATCCGCCTCCAGGCCAAGCTGCTCCAGGTGCTGCAGGACGAGGAGTTCTTCCGCGTCGGCGGCAAGAAGAGCGTGCGCGTGGACAGCCGCGTGGTGGTGGCCACCAACCGCGACCTCGAGAAGGAGATTGCCCTGGGCAACTTCCGCGAGGACCTCTACTACCGCCTCAACGTGGTGGCCATCCGCCTGCCGCCCCTGCGCGAGCGCCGTGAGGACGTGGTGCCGCTCACGGACCACTTCCTGAAGAAGTACGGCCGCAACTTCATCAACGGCGTGTCGGAGCTGCCGCGCGAGGTTCTCCAGGCCTTCGCGGACTACGACTGGCCCGGCAACGTGCGCGAGCTGGAGAACATGGTGCGCCGGCTGTGCGTGCTGAAGGACGCCACGCTGGTGCTCGACGAGCTCAGCGCCGCGGGCCGTGCTCCCGCCAGCGCGCCTTCGCTGCCCACCGCGTACGGCGGTGACGACGGCACCTATGGCCGCGTGCAGGAGGAGCCGTTGCGCGCGCCGCCGTCCTCGTCCGTGCAGGTGCTGGAGATGCCCACGCGCGGGGTTTCGCAGTCGGTGGCGTCCGCCGTGCCGGTGTCGGCCCCGGCCGTGCTGGAGCCGGCCAACTCCGTCATCCCGACGCCGCGGTACATGAATCCGTTCGACGTGCCGCAGCCGCCTCCGCCTCCCGCTCCGACGGGAGACTTGTCGCTGAAGGACATCGGCAAGCGGGCCGCCATGCTCGCCGAGCGCGAGGCGATTCTGGCCATGCTCCAGCGCACCGCCTGGAACAAGCGCCGCGCGGCCACCAAGCTGCGCATCAGCTACAAGGCGCTCCTGTACAAAATCAAGGAGTGCGGAATCATCGACCCGCGTGCCAGCGCGGAGCTGTAA
- a CDS encoding DUF4388 domain-containing protein — translation MRGLSGDFSTMPLKDLVVYLGNRQVTGALKVERGDVRKQLQLRDGHVVSASSNEPREFFGQFLINMGHLTEDQLEKAFANQAKTRAFLGKILVTTGLVPEATVRSALSHKFREMLLDAFHWAEGEFSFEAADSAPEVSGLDVSVDLLDIHREGEFRETAWQAIRAVFPSGGIRLAVDERKLPERKPGSMDERIVQLIKDGLSIDGMALALHATDFFLYQRLYALYRLDAVKVSELEPEPSPPAMVVVEDEEDTGVIGSETSVDEVLQAAQLFLDAGNVRDAEALAKRAHEMGPSPRTAELLKQAQERLVVELRRELVDPPRVPALQVAPAHLKTLQLSAPERYLLSRIDGRRDVAAIVHVSPLQELDALKFFQGFVDRGLVKLAPR, via the coding sequence ATGCGTGGTCTGTCTGGTGACTTCTCGACGATGCCCCTCAAGGACCTCGTCGTCTACCTCGGGAACCGGCAAGTCACCGGTGCGCTGAAGGTGGAGCGTGGGGACGTGCGCAAGCAGCTGCAATTGCGCGACGGCCACGTGGTGAGCGCCAGCTCCAACGAGCCGCGTGAGTTCTTCGGTCAATTCCTCATCAACATGGGGCATCTGACGGAGGACCAGCTCGAGAAGGCCTTCGCGAATCAGGCGAAGACGCGCGCCTTCCTGGGGAAGATATTGGTGACGACGGGCCTCGTCCCCGAGGCCACCGTGCGCAGCGCGCTGAGTCACAAGTTCCGGGAGATGCTGCTGGACGCCTTCCATTGGGCGGAGGGCGAGTTCTCCTTCGAGGCGGCGGACTCGGCGCCGGAGGTGTCGGGGCTGGACGTCAGCGTGGACCTGCTGGACATCCACCGCGAGGGCGAGTTCCGCGAGACGGCCTGGCAGGCCATCCGCGCCGTCTTCCCCTCCGGGGGCATCCGACTGGCGGTGGACGAGCGCAAGCTGCCCGAGCGCAAGCCCGGCAGCATGGACGAGCGCATCGTCCAGCTCATCAAGGACGGGCTCAGCATCGACGGCATGGCGCTGGCGCTGCACGCCACGGACTTCTTCCTCTACCAGCGGCTGTACGCGCTCTACCGGCTGGACGCGGTGAAGGTATCGGAGCTGGAGCCCGAGCCCTCGCCGCCGGCCATGGTGGTGGTGGAGGACGAGGAGGACACGGGCGTCATCGGCTCGGAGACCTCGGTGGACGAGGTGCTCCAGGCGGCGCAGCTCTTCCTGGACGCGGGCAACGTGCGCGACGCGGAGGCCCTGGCGAAGCGCGCGCACGAGATGGGGCCCTCTCCGCGCACGGCGGAGCTGCTCAAGCAGGCGCAGGAGCGGCTGGTGGTGGAGCTGCGCAGGGAGCTGGTGGACCCGCCCCGCGTGCCCGCGCTGCAGGTGGCGCCCGCGCACCTGAAGACGCTGCAGCTCTCGGCGCCGGAGCGCTACCTGCTGTCGCGCATCGACGGGCGGCGCGACGTGGCCGCCATCGTCCACGTGTCACCGCTGCAGGAGCTGGACGCCCTGAAGTTCTTCCAGGGCTTCGTGGACCGCGGGCTGGTGAAGCTCGCGCCGCGCTGA
- a CDS encoding GNAT family N-acetyltransferase, whose protein sequence is MTPPLVLLGSGYTLTRLGVAEARAGRDVLAATRDAARRAELERAGARVTSLEDALSQTDGAQVVVSVPPDAGLDARIAESLARHPPSRLVYLSSTGVYGGARGHVDEDTPVEPNSPSARGRIDAESRFLPLGAVVLRIAGIYGPERSTLARLHAGAIRLPERGGGRISRVHVDDLVEAIRVALQRGEPSAIYCVADDRPASQEETVTWLCERLGLPSPPRVPLESLHESLRGDRAVSNARLKARGWWLRYPDYVAGFTALLEAEGRASGPAPLTVRRLRLDEAEVFWALRLRALREHPEAFGASPEEDEVRPMEQVRARLSGDSQFVMGAFDGERLVGMAGLKRQDGRKSAHKAFIWGMYVAPEARSRGVGRKLITALLEEARKMPGVERITLAVTVGNAPAQTLYRALGFRTYGVEPAALKIGGAYVDEELMCLPL, encoded by the coding sequence ATGACGCCTCCTCTCGTCCTCCTCGGCTCCGGGTACACGCTCACGCGGCTCGGCGTGGCTGAAGCCCGCGCGGGCCGCGACGTGCTGGCGGCCACGCGGGACGCCGCCCGCCGCGCGGAGTTGGAGCGCGCGGGCGCCCGCGTCACCTCGCTGGAGGACGCGCTCTCCCAGACGGACGGAGCGCAGGTCGTCGTCTCCGTGCCTCCGGACGCGGGGCTGGACGCGCGCATCGCCGAGTCCCTGGCGCGGCATCCACCTTCGCGGCTCGTGTACCTGTCGTCCACCGGTGTCTACGGTGGCGCGCGCGGCCACGTGGATGAGGACACGCCGGTGGAGCCGAATTCGCCCTCGGCACGCGGCCGCATCGACGCGGAGTCTCGCTTCCTTCCACTGGGCGCGGTGGTGCTGCGCATCGCCGGCATCTACGGTCCTGAGCGCAGCACGCTCGCGCGCTTGCATGCGGGGGCCATCCGGCTGCCAGAGCGCGGGGGAGGGCGCATCTCCCGCGTCCACGTGGACGATTTGGTGGAGGCCATCCGCGTGGCGCTCCAGCGCGGCGAGCCCAGCGCCATCTACTGCGTCGCCGATGACCGGCCCGCGTCCCAGGAAGAGACCGTCACCTGGCTGTGCGAGCGCCTGGGTCTGCCGTCACCGCCGCGCGTTCCGCTGGAGAGCCTCCATGAGTCGCTGCGAGGCGACCGCGCGGTGTCCAACGCGCGCCTCAAGGCCCGGGGCTGGTGGCTGCGCTACCCGGACTACGTCGCCGGCTTCACCGCGCTGCTGGAGGCCGAGGGCCGCGCCAGCGGGCCCGCGCCGCTCACCGTCCGCCGGCTTCGCCTCGACGAGGCCGAGGTCTTCTGGGCCCTGCGCCTGCGCGCCCTGCGCGAGCACCCGGAGGCCTTCGGCGCGTCGCCCGAGGAGGACGAGGTGCGACCGATGGAGCAGGTCCGCGCGCGGCTGAGCGGGGACTCCCAGTTCGTCATGGGAGCGTTCGACGGGGAGCGGCTGGTGGGCATGGCGGGCCTGAAACGGCAGGACGGACGGAAGTCGGCCCACAAGGCCTTCATCTGGGGGATGTATGTCGCGCCCGAGGCCCGCTCCCGGGGCGTGGGCCGCAAGCTCATCACCGCGCTCCTCGAGGAGGCCCGGAAGATGCCGGGCGTCGAGCGCATCACCCTCGCTGTCACGGTGGGCAACGCTCCGGCCCAGACCCTCTACCGCGCCCTGGGGTTCCGCACCTACGGCGTGGAGCCGGCCGCCCTGAAGATTGGCGGGGCGTACGTCGACGAAGAGTTGATGTGCCTGCCCCTATGA
- a CDS encoding glutaredoxin family protein, with the protein MRVDIYSKPNCSLCDKAAAVVESVRARIPFELRIISILEDAAAFEAWRYDIPVVVINGVPVFKHRVEPAELEARLREAQSGTAIAKSAAQDG; encoded by the coding sequence ATGAGAGTCGATATCTACTCGAAACCCAACTGCTCGCTCTGCGACAAGGCAGCCGCCGTCGTGGAGTCCGTGCGCGCTCGCATCCCCTTCGAGCTACGGATCATCTCCATCCTGGAGGACGCGGCGGCCTTCGAGGCGTGGCGCTACGACATCCCCGTCGTCGTCATCAATGGCGTGCCCGTCTTCAAGCACCGCGTGGAGCCAGCCGAGCTGGAGGCACGCCTGCGAGAGGCACAAAGTGGCACAGCCATTGCTAAATCCGCTGCCCAGGATGGGTAG
- a CDS encoding caspase family protein, giving the protein MTRSLLFSLLLLPALASAAPAPAPAPAIATASQPVRRFALLVGVNDGGPGRAKLRYAVTDAQSFGEVLEELGGVQPQDKLTMMEGNRADLERSLSKFKAMIASAKSGGGRTEALIYYSGHSDEEGLLLQQDRFGYKELRQALESLPADVRIAILDSCASGTLARQKGGVRRPSFLVDASTAVRGHAILTSSSEDEVSQESDRIGGSFFTHNLVSGLRGAADATGDGRVTLHEAYQFAFHETLARTEQTRAGAQHPAYDIELAGTGELVMTDLRSTAAVLVLGDMVDGRLYVRDQPGRLVVELKKYAGRSTELALQPGRYTVMRESLGAASRAELVLDQGGRVTLAESAFKPVGVEMTAMRGGGTPRLDGMTPSIVAKDAPPGMDGTPRRYLPINLGLFPKVQTNDLVGGDVDNTFSFALAAGRTARLNGVALALGGNWATDTVKGLQLAVGGNLARADVSGTQMSVGGNWATGEVDGLQMSVGLNVARKGGLAGQMTVGGNVSNASLSGMQLAVGGNWVEGDFGGWQSAVGVNYVKDRMAGLQMAVGLNYAATARGTQLSLLNVGGDVKGMQLGLVNVAGKMNGLQLGIVNVADEMESGVPVGMLSIVRNGQFHVEAFGNDVNFANAAFKVGSRTFYTTVVVGMGHTTGSQGPSHWTLGFGLGAHLPVNERLFVDVDGVTSSVYDWDASFTTTRLWHQVRVIGGFQITKRFSVIGGPTMNLMHGVDGDAITGLSSFSREGPKHFIWWPGVQLGVRL; this is encoded by the coding sequence ATGACGCGGTCACTCCTGTTCTCGCTGTTGCTGCTCCCCGCCCTCGCCTCGGCGGCCCCCGCTCCCGCTCCCGCTCCCGCTATCGCCACGGCCTCGCAGCCGGTGCGCCGCTTCGCGCTGCTGGTGGGCGTCAACGACGGCGGCCCGGGCCGCGCGAAGCTCCGCTACGCCGTCACCGACGCGCAGTCCTTCGGCGAGGTGCTGGAGGAGCTCGGCGGCGTGCAGCCCCAGGACAAGCTGACGATGATGGAGGGCAACCGCGCCGACCTGGAGCGCTCGCTGTCGAAGTTCAAGGCGATGATTGCCTCGGCGAAGTCGGGCGGCGGCCGCACCGAGGCGCTCATCTACTACTCGGGTCACTCGGACGAGGAGGGGCTGCTGCTCCAGCAGGACCGCTTCGGCTACAAGGAGCTGCGCCAGGCGCTGGAGTCGCTGCCGGCGGACGTGCGCATCGCCATCCTCGACTCGTGCGCGTCCGGCACGCTGGCGCGGCAGAAGGGCGGGGTGCGCCGGCCCTCCTTCCTCGTGGACGCGTCCACCGCGGTGCGCGGCCACGCCATCCTCACGTCCTCCTCCGAGGACGAGGTGTCGCAGGAGTCCGACCGCATCGGCGGCTCGTTCTTCACCCACAACCTCGTGTCCGGCCTGCGCGGCGCGGCGGATGCCACCGGCGACGGGCGCGTCACGCTGCATGAGGCCTACCAGTTCGCCTTCCACGAGACGCTGGCTCGCACCGAGCAGACGCGCGCGGGCGCGCAGCACCCCGCCTACGACATCGAGCTGGCCGGCACCGGCGAGCTGGTGATGACGGACCTGCGCTCCACCGCGGCGGTGCTGGTGCTGGGCGACATGGTCGACGGGCGCCTCTACGTGCGCGACCAGCCGGGCCGCCTCGTGGTGGAGCTGAAGAAGTACGCCGGCCGCTCCACCGAGCTGGCCCTCCAGCCGGGCCGCTACACGGTGATGCGCGAGTCGCTCGGCGCGGCCTCGCGGGCTGAGCTGGTGCTGGACCAGGGCGGGCGCGTCACGCTGGCCGAGTCCGCCTTCAAGCCGGTGGGCGTGGAGATGACGGCCATGCGCGGTGGCGGCACGCCGCGCCTCGACGGCATGACGCCCTCCATCGTTGCCAAGGATGCACCTCCCGGCATGGATGGCACGCCGCGCCGGTACCTGCCCATCAACCTGGGGCTCTTCCCGAAGGTGCAGACCAATGACCTCGTGGGCGGCGACGTGGACAACACGTTCTCGTTCGCGCTGGCCGCGGGCCGCACGGCGCGGCTGAACGGCGTGGCGCTGGCCCTGGGTGGAAACTGGGCGACGGACACCGTGAAGGGACTCCAGCTCGCCGTCGGCGGCAACCTCGCACGCGCGGACGTGTCCGGCACCCAGATGTCCGTGGGCGGCAACTGGGCCACCGGTGAGGTGGACGGCCTGCAGATGTCGGTGGGCCTCAACGTTGCGCGCAAGGGCGGTCTCGCGGGGCAGATGACGGTGGGCGGCAACGTGTCCAACGCGTCGCTGAGCGGCATGCAGCTCGCGGTGGGCGGCAACTGGGTGGAGGGCGACTTCGGCGGCTGGCAGAGCGCCGTGGGCGTCAACTACGTGAAGGACCGCATGGCCGGCCTGCAGATGGCGGTGGGCCTCAACTACGCGGCCACGGCGCGCGGCACGCAGCTGTCGCTCCTCAACGTGGGCGGCGATGTGAAGGGCATGCAGCTCGGGCTCGTCAACGTCGCGGGGAAGATGAACGGCCTGCAGCTCGGCATCGTCAACGTGGCGGACGAGATGGAGTCCGGCGTGCCGGTGGGCATGCTGAGCATCGTCCGCAATGGCCAGTTCCACGTCGAGGCGTTCGGCAACGACGTCAACTTCGCCAACGCCGCCTTCAAGGTGGGCAGCCGCACCTTCTACACGACGGTGGTGGTGGGCATGGGCCACACCACGGGCTCGCAGGGCCCCAGCCACTGGACGCTGGGCTTCGGCCTGGGCGCGCACCTCCCCGTGAATGAGCGCCTCTTCGTCGACGTGGACGGGGTGACGAGCTCCGTCTACGACTGGGACGCGAGCTTCACCACGACGCGCCTGTGGCACCAGGTCCGCGTCATCGGTGGTTTCCAGATAACGAAGCGCTTCTCCGTCATCGGCGGGCCCACGATGAACCTCATGCACGGCGTGGACGGCGACGCCATCACCGGGCTGAGCAGCTTCTCCCGCGAGGGGCCCAAGCACTTCATCTGGTGGCCCGGCGTGCAGCTTGGCGTGAGGCTCTGA